A stretch of the Azorhizobium caulinodans ORS 571 genome encodes the following:
- the pdeM gene encoding ligase-associated DNA damage response endonuclease PdeM: MLARVDSASQPLTALHGCAVWLDPRGALVWPDERLLVVADLHLEKGSAFARRGQMLPPYDTVETLARLEALVHAHQPRTIVSLGDSFHDRWGAERLDDEARHRLAALQAGRSFIWVAGNHDPEPQAGLEGEWVRELSLGSLVFRHEPSEHHTPGEVAGHLHPVARLSVRGRSIRRRCFATDGRRVVLPALGAYAGGLNVRHGALAGLFAGPFEAHMLGEGRTYRIASTACLMD; encoded by the coding sequence ATGCTCGCCCGCGTCGATTCCGCCTCTCAACCGCTGACAGCCCTTCACGGCTGCGCGGTCTGGCTCGATCCCAGGGGCGCCCTCGTGTGGCCGGACGAGCGGCTGCTGGTGGTGGCGGATCTCCATCTGGAGAAAGGCTCCGCCTTCGCCCGCCGCGGCCAGATGCTGCCGCCCTATGACACGGTCGAGACCCTCGCCCGGCTGGAGGCGCTCGTCCACGCGCACCAGCCGCGCACGATCGTCTCGCTGGGCGACAGCTTCCATGACCGCTGGGGCGCCGAGCGGCTCGACGACGAGGCGCGCCATCGCCTTGCGGCCCTTCAGGCCGGCCGCAGCTTCATCTGGGTGGCCGGCAACCACGATCCCGAGCCGCAGGCGGGGCTCGAGGGCGAATGGGTGCGCGAACTTTCCCTCGGCTCGCTGGTCTTCCGCCACGAGCCGTCAGAGCACCACACGCCCGGCGAGGTGGCGGGCCATCTCCATCCCGTGGCGCGTCTATCAGTCCGCGGGCGGTCCATCCGCCGGCGCTGCTTTGCCACCGACGGACGACGCGTCGTGCTGCCGGCGCTGGGCGCCTATGCGGGCGGGCTCAATGTGCGCCACGGCGCGCTGGCCGGTCTGTTCGCCGGCCCGTTCGAGGCGCACATGCTGGGCGAGGGGCGCACCTATCGGATCGCCTCCACCGCCTGCCTGATGGACTGA
- a CDS encoding MarR family winged helix-turn-helix transcriptional regulator — translation MKDPIAKSIGYRLNHTARLQRALSARLLADLGLFPGQESVLKMLVEQDGRTMGELATALRVRPPTASKTIARLTTQGLVERRATDGDGRLVRVFLTSTGRERGLAVDGIWEALETEIVDGLDNKERKRLRKLLRKVEKNLAARLGADHGADDEPEGAEDDEEA, via the coding sequence ATGAAGGATCCGATTGCGAAGTCCATCGGCTACCGGCTCAACCACACGGCCCGGCTCCAGCGTGCGCTCTCCGCGCGCCTGCTGGCCGACCTTGGCCTGTTTCCGGGCCAGGAATCGGTGCTGAAGATGCTGGTGGAGCAGGACGGCCGCACCATGGGCGAACTGGCCACCGCCTTGCGCGTGCGCCCGCCCACCGCCTCCAAGACCATTGCCCGCCTGACCACACAGGGCCTTGTGGAGCGCCGCGCCACCGATGGCGACGGCCGCCTCGTGCGCGTCTTCCTTACCAGCACCGGACGCGAGCGCGGCCTCGCGGTCGACGGCATCTGGGAAGCGCTCGAGACCGAGATCGTCGACGGGCTCGATAACAAGGAGCGCAAGCGCCTGCGCAAGCTGTTGCGGAAGGTGGAGAAGAATCTTGCCGCCCGCCTCGGGGCCGACCATGGCGCCGACGACGAGCCGGAGGGCGCCGAGGACGACGAGGAGGCCTGA
- a CDS encoding ATP-binding protein encodes MKVSIELGLSSQGAPAPVPMDLEELLATRLLVQGNSGSGKSHLLRRLLEQSAPWVQQAVIDPEGDFVSLAEKYGHVVVDASRNESDLHRIASRVRQHRVSVVLDMEGLDSEQQMRAAAAFLGGLFDAERDHWYPMLVVVDEAQLFAPAAGGEVSDETRKASLGAMTNLMCRGRKRGLAGVIATQRLAKLAKNVAAEASNFLMGRTFLDIDMARAADLLGMERRQAEMFRDLMAGHFVALGPALSRRPLPVKIGSVETGARSVTPKLLPLPDAPAENMQELIFTAAPDEDERLPPPPRRAPAPVPTENILSQLARATREAPVQAGPAAPTMSPEERQAAIDQALKEILSDPEAGFRTAAVLYQDFLVRCRIRKVAGEALSLRAFRRRLAIAHAGIDSGELEKEDSPWGEVISMAGQLPEDMQSVFLVLARAAHDGKPCPSDAGVAHAYGTRSLGRARRLLAYMEEQGAIVCRTDGRGQRIIAIPGLAWETAPGDPNAPHETVSRSEAAE; translated from the coding sequence ATGAAGGTTTCGATCGAGCTCGGTCTTTCCAGCCAGGGTGCCCCCGCGCCCGTTCCGATGGACCTTGAGGAGCTTCTGGCCACCCGCCTGCTGGTGCAGGGCAATTCCGGCTCCGGCAAGTCGCATCTGCTGCGCCGCCTGCTGGAACAGAGCGCGCCCTGGGTGCAGCAGGCGGTGATCGACCCGGAAGGCGACTTCGTCTCGCTGGCCGAGAAGTACGGCCATGTGGTCGTTGACGCTTCCCGCAACGAAAGCGACCTCCACCGCATTGCCAGCCGCGTGCGCCAGCACCGCGTTTCCGTCGTGCTGGACATGGAGGGCCTCGACAGCGAGCAGCAGATGCGCGCCGCCGCCGCCTTCCTCGGCGGCCTGTTCGATGCCGAGCGCGACCACTGGTATCCCATGCTGGTGGTGGTGGACGAGGCCCAGCTGTTCGCCCCCGCCGCCGGCGGCGAGGTATCGGACGAGACCCGAAAGGCCTCCCTCGGCGCCATGACCAACCTCATGTGCCGGGGCCGCAAGCGCGGCCTTGCCGGGGTCATCGCCACCCAGCGCCTCGCCAAGCTCGCCAAGAACGTGGCGGCGGAAGCCTCCAACTTCCTCATGGGCCGCACCTTCCTCGACATCGACATGGCTCGCGCCGCCGACCTGCTGGGCATGGAGCGCCGGCAGGCGGAGATGTTCCGCGATCTCATGGCGGGGCACTTCGTGGCCCTCGGCCCGGCCCTCTCCCGCCGGCCGCTGCCGGTGAAGATCGGTTCGGTCGAGACCGGCGCCCGCTCGGTGACGCCCAAGCTCCTGCCCCTGCCGGATGCTCCGGCCGAGAACATGCAGGAGCTCATCTTCACCGCCGCGCCGGACGAGGACGAGCGCCTGCCGCCCCCTCCCCGCCGCGCGCCGGCCCCGGTGCCCACCGAGAACATCCTCTCCCAGCTCGCCCGCGCCACCCGCGAGGCCCCGGTGCAGGCGGGCCCCGCCGCGCCCACCATGAGCCCGGAAGAGCGGCAGGCGGCCATCGACCAAGCGTTGAAGGAAATCCTCTCCGATCCGGAAGCCGGCTTCCGCACGGCGGCGGTGCTCTATCAGGACTTTCTGGTCCGCTGCCGCATCCGCAAGGTGGCGGGCGAGGCCCTGAGCCTGCGTGCCTTCCGCCGCCGGCTCGCCATCGCCCATGCGGGCATCGACAGCGGCGAGCTGGAGAAGGAAGATTCGCCCTGGGGCGAGGTCATCTCCATGGCAGGCCAACTGCCGGAGGACATGCAGAGCGTGTTCCTCGTGCTCGCCCGCGCCGCCCATGACGGCAAGCCCTGCCCTTCGGATGCCGGCGTCGCCCACGCTTATGGCACGCGCTCGCTGGGGCGCGCGCGGCGGCTGCTGGCCTACATGGAAGAACAGGGCGCCATCGTCTGCCGCACCGATGGTCGCGGCCAGCGCATCATCGCCATTCCGGGCCTGGCCTGGGAGACGGCGCCCGGCGATCCCAACGCCCCGCATGAGACGGTTTCCCGTAGCGAAGCTGCGGAGTAG
- a CDS encoding DUF6932 family protein — MIPPFTGQSAASRALVSPYAASATEIVLRFAQSPERTEIVRGLLAYRAALADIGIVDGFQWIDGSFVEDCETIRGRPPNDVDVVTFAHRPHIASSGEAWAQLAQTNEPLFVPKATKASFQCDAYFIDLQKPPHLLVQDTAYFNGLFSHQRDTAQWKGMVLIPLRSDDAAARAMI, encoded by the coding sequence GTGATACCGCCATTCACGGGGCAAAGTGCAGCCAGTCGAGCACTTGTGTCACCATACGCTGCAAGCGCGACCGAGATCGTTCTCCGCTTTGCCCAATCGCCAGAGCGCACCGAAATAGTAAGAGGCTTGTTGGCCTACAGGGCAGCACTGGCTGACATCGGCATCGTGGATGGCTTCCAGTGGATCGACGGAAGTTTCGTCGAAGATTGCGAAACGATACGAGGGCGTCCACCTAACGATGTAGATGTGGTAACATTCGCCCATCGCCCACACATAGCGTCGTCGGGTGAAGCGTGGGCACAACTCGCCCAGACGAATGAGCCGCTGTTCGTGCCGAAAGCAACCAAGGCTAGCTTCCAATGTGACGCATATTTCATCGACCTGCAAAAGCCCCCGCACCTGCTGGTCCAGGACACCGCATACTTTAACGGCCTATTTTCCCATCAACGAGATACTGCCCAATGGAAGGGCATGGTTTTGATCCCACTTCGCTCAGACGATGCTGCAGCCAGGGCAATGATATGA
- a CDS encoding ligase-associated DNA damage response DEXH box helicase has translation MSTLTQRRDGALPDVFQRWFAARGWAPRRHQLDLLASARAGRSVLLIAPTGAGKTLAGFLPTLVELTEARSPEARKAKAKAKKAEGQPVGRTPPPRTSPLHTLYISPLKALAVDIARNLEAPISEMGLPIRVETRTGDTPSSRRQRQRRDPPDILLTTPEQIALLLASKDAEFLFSGLKRVVLDELHALVTSKRGDLLALALARLRTIAPGLQAVGLSATVAEPDDLRRYLVRQADGLPKKETLADLVVAAGGAAPDLSMLESKARMPWASHTALHALEEIYALIGAHRTSLVFVNTRWQAEMLFQELWRINDDNLPIALHHGSLDVEQRRKVEAAMSAGRLKGVVCTSSLDLGIDWGDVDQVINVGAPKGSSRLMQRIGRANHRLDESSRAVLVPANRFEVLECRAALEAVAAGAQDTPPEREGALDVLAQHVLGSACAAPFSADALYDEVRSAAPYRALSREDFDAVLDFVATGGYALRAYERFAKIRRTKDGLWRVANPQVAQTYRMNVGTIVEATMLKVRLVSARGAPRTGPAGRPRFGGRMLGEVEEYFIETLVPGDTFVFAGEILRYETMVEDEVYVSRTTATEPRVPSYAGGKFPLSTFLAAGVRALLASPSRWAALPAQVREWLELQKKRSRLPGRKELLVETFARSGRYYLVAYSFEGRLAHQTLGMLLTRRLERARLKPLGFVANDYALAVYAAGDMGAAAKDGRLSLDALFDADMLGDDLEAWLAESALMKRTFRYCAVIAGLIERRFPGKEKTGRQVTISTDLIYDVLRRHEPGHILLRAARADAATGLLDVRRLSDMLMRIRGHIVHQPLERVSPLSVPVLLEIGRESVGGPETHEALLAEAEEELVREAMG, from the coding sequence GTGTCGACCCTCACGCAAAGGCGCGACGGCGCCCTTCCCGATGTGTTCCAGCGCTGGTTCGCCGCGCGTGGCTGGGCGCCCCGCCGGCACCAGCTGGACCTGCTCGCTTCGGCGCGGGCCGGCCGCTCCGTGCTGCTCATCGCCCCGACCGGCGCGGGCAAGACGCTGGCCGGCTTCCTGCCCACGCTGGTGGAACTGACGGAAGCCCGCAGCCCGGAAGCCCGCAAGGCGAAGGCCAAGGCGAAAAAGGCGGAAGGCCAGCCGGTGGGCCGGACCCCGCCGCCCCGCACCTCGCCGCTGCACACGCTCTATATCTCCCCGCTGAAGGCGCTGGCGGTGGACATCGCCCGCAATCTGGAAGCGCCCATCAGCGAGATGGGCCTGCCCATCCGCGTGGAGACCCGCACCGGCGATACGCCGTCCTCCCGCCGACAGCGCCAGCGGCGCGACCCGCCGGACATTCTCCTCACCACGCCCGAGCAGATCGCTCTGCTGCTGGCCTCCAAGGATGCGGAATTCCTGTTCTCGGGCCTGAAGCGCGTGGTGCTGGACGAACTGCACGCCCTCGTCACCTCCAAGCGCGGCGACCTTCTGGCGCTGGCCCTCGCCCGCCTGCGCACCATCGCGCCCGGCCTTCAGGCGGTGGGCCTCTCCGCCACCGTCGCCGAGCCGGACGATCTCAGGCGCTATCTGGTGCGGCAGGCGGACGGCTTGCCGAAGAAGGAGACGCTGGCCGACCTCGTTGTGGCGGCAGGCGGGGCGGCGCCGGACCTCTCCATGCTGGAGAGCAAGGCGCGCATGCCCTGGGCCAGCCACACCGCGCTCCATGCTCTGGAGGAAATCTACGCCCTCATCGGCGCCCACCGCACCAGCCTCGTCTTCGTGAACACCCGCTGGCAGGCGGAGATGCTGTTCCAGGAACTCTGGCGCATCAATGACGACAATCTGCCCATCGCCCTGCACCACGGCTCGCTGGACGTGGAGCAGCGCCGCAAGGTGGAGGCGGCCATGTCCGCCGGGCGGCTCAAGGGGGTAGTGTGCACCTCGTCCCTCGATCTCGGCATCGACTGGGGCGATGTGGATCAGGTGATCAATGTGGGCGCGCCCAAGGGCTCGTCGCGCCTCATGCAGCGCATCGGCCGCGCCAACCACCGGCTGGATGAAAGCTCCCGCGCCGTGCTCGTGCCTGCCAACCGCTTCGAGGTGCTGGAATGCCGGGCGGCGCTGGAGGCGGTGGCGGCGGGCGCGCAGGATACCCCGCCCGAGCGCGAGGGCGCGCTCGACGTGCTGGCCCAGCACGTGCTCGGCAGCGCCTGCGCCGCCCCCTTCTCGGCGGATGCGCTCTATGACGAGGTGCGCTCCGCCGCGCCCTACCGCGCCCTGTCGCGGGAGGATTTCGATGCGGTGCTCGATTTCGTCGCCACCGGCGGATATGCGCTGCGCGCCTATGAGCGGTTCGCCAAGATCCGCCGCACCAAGGACGGGCTCTGGCGGGTGGCCAATCCGCAGGTGGCCCAGACCTACCGCATGAATGTGGGCACCATCGTCGAGGCCACCATGCTGAAGGTGCGCCTCGTCTCCGCGCGCGGCGCGCCCAGGACCGGCCCGGCCGGGCGGCCGCGCTTCGGCGGGCGGATGCTGGGCGAGGTGGAGGAATATTTCATCGAGACGCTCGTGCCCGGCGACACCTTCGTCTTCGCGGGCGAGATCCTGCGCTATGAGACCATGGTGGAGGACGAGGTCTATGTCTCGCGCACCACCGCCACCGAGCCGCGCGTGCCCTCTTATGCGGGCGGCAAGTTCCCGCTCTCCACCTTCCTCGCCGCCGGCGTGCGGGCGCTGCTCGCCTCCCCGTCACGCTGGGCGGCGCTGCCCGCGCAGGTGCGCGAGTGGCTGGAACTGCAGAAGAAACGCTCCCGCCTGCCGGGCCGCAAGGAACTGCTGGTGGAGACCTTCGCCCGCTCCGGCCGCTATTATCTCGTCGCTTATTCCTTTGAGGGGCGCCTTGCCCACCAGACGCTTGGCATGCTGCTGACCCGCCGGCTGGAGCGGGCGCGGCTGAAGCCGCTCGGCTTCGTGGCGAACGATTATGCCCTCGCCGTCTATGCGGCGGGCGACATGGGCGCGGCGGCGAAAGACGGCCGCCTCTCGCTGGATGCCCTGTTCGACGCGGACATGCTGGGCGACGATCTGGAGGCGTGGCTGGCGGAATCGGCCTTGATGAAGCGCACCTTCCGCTATTGCGCCGTGATCGCCGGCCTCATCGAGCGGCGCTTTCCGGGCAAGGAGAAGACCGGCCGGCAGGTCACCATCTCCACCGATCTCATCTATGACGTGCTGCGTCGGCACGAGCCCGGCCACATCCTGCTGCGCGCGGCCCGCGCCGACGCCGCCACCGGTCTCCTCGACGTGCGCCGCCTCTCCGACATGCTCATGCGCATCCGCGGCCACATCGTCCACCAGCCGCTGGAGCGCGTCTCGCCGCTCTCGGTGCCCGTCCTCCTCGAAATCGGCCGCGAGAGCGTGGGCGGGCCCGAGACCCACGAGGCGCTTCTGGCGGAAGCCGAGGAGGAACTGGTGCGCGAGGCGATGGGGTGA
- a CDS encoding peptide deformylase → MAVLDLVRFPDPRLRQPAEPVTVFDGALADRAQDLLDTMRAAPGIGITGPHAGLMIRLVALELPETAPAFYVNPRVLRASPEMGRHPEGSVSMPGVVEEVERPARVRVAFQGLDGTGHEVEADGLLSVCLQHEIDQLDGIFWIQRLSRLKRERVVKKYEKLLKAG, encoded by the coding sequence ATGGCCGTCCTCGACCTCGTGCGCTTTCCTGATCCGCGCCTGCGCCAGCCCGCTGAGCCGGTGACGGTGTTCGACGGGGCGCTGGCGGACCGGGCGCAGGATCTCCTGGACACCATGCGCGCCGCACCGGGCATCGGCATCACCGGCCCGCATGCCGGCCTCATGATCCGTCTCGTGGCGCTGGAACTGCCCGAAACGGCGCCTGCCTTTTACGTGAACCCGCGCGTGCTCAGGGCCTCGCCCGAGATGGGCCGCCACCCCGAGGGAAGCGTTTCCATGCCGGGCGTGGTGGAGGAGGTGGAGCGCCCGGCGCGCGTGCGCGTCGCCTTTCAGGGGCTCGACGGCACCGGGCACGAGGTGGAGGCGGACGGGCTGCTCTCGGTCTGCCTCCAGCATGAGATCGACCAACTGGACGGCATCTTCTGGATCCAGCGCCTCTCCCGCCTCAAGCGCGAGCGGGTGGTGAAGAAATACGAGAAGCTGCTGAAGGCGGGCTGA
- a CDS encoding NADH:flavin oxidoreductase/NADH oxidase, protein MPLLFEPLTLRGLALDNRIVIAPMCQYSAKEGAATDWHLIHLGTLAMSGAGLLIIEATGVTPEGRISPFDLGLYSDETEAALAGVIARVKAQIPAEGMPRFAIQLGHAGRKASSAQPWKGGGQVPEAEGGWQTVAPSALPFRNADAPPAALDDAGLDRLRTAFAEAARRAARIGFEAVEIHAAHGYLLHQFLSPLSNARTDAYGGSLENRMRFPLEVFEAVRAALPDSVPVIVRVSGTDWVDGGWDIEGTIAFAQALKARGADAIHVSSGGLSPLQQIPVEPGYQVPLAKAVKEATGLPTIAVGLITEPKQAEAVLAAGEADAIGIARGALYDPRWGWHAAAELGASVTAPPQYLRCQPSGLRHLFR, encoded by the coding sequence ATGCCCCTGCTGTTTGAACCGCTGACCCTGCGCGGCCTCGCGCTCGACAATCGCATCGTCATCGCCCCCATGTGCCAGTATTCGGCGAAGGAAGGGGCGGCGACCGACTGGCACCTCATCCATCTCGGCACGCTCGCCATGTCAGGGGCGGGGTTGCTCATCATCGAGGCGACGGGCGTCACGCCCGAGGGGCGCATCTCGCCCTTCGATCTCGGCCTCTATTCCGATGAGACGGAGGCGGCCTTGGCCGGCGTCATCGCGCGGGTGAAGGCGCAGATCCCGGCGGAGGGCATGCCGAGGTTTGCCATCCAGCTCGGCCATGCGGGGCGCAAGGCCTCCAGTGCGCAGCCGTGGAAGGGTGGCGGGCAGGTGCCCGAGGCCGAAGGCGGCTGGCAGACGGTGGCGCCCTCCGCGCTCCCCTTCCGCAATGCCGACGCCCCGCCCGCGGCTCTGGACGACGCGGGCCTCGACCGCCTGCGCACGGCCTTTGCGGAGGCTGCCCGGCGCGCCGCGCGCATCGGCTTCGAGGCGGTGGAGATCCATGCCGCCCACGGCTATCTGCTGCATCAGTTCCTCTCGCCCCTCTCCAATGCCCGCACGGACGCCTATGGCGGATCGCTGGAAAACCGCATGCGCTTCCCGCTGGAGGTGTTCGAGGCGGTGCGCGCCGCTTTGCCGGACAGCGTGCCGGTGATCGTGCGCGTCTCGGGCACTGACTGGGTGGACGGCGGCTGGGACATCGAGGGCACGATCGCGTTCGCGCAGGCTCTGAAGGCGCGGGGCGCGGATGCGATCCACGTCTCTTCCGGCGGCCTCTCGCCCTTGCAGCAGATCCCCGTGGAGCCGGGCTATCAGGTGCCGCTCGCCAAGGCCGTGAAGGAGGCGACCGGCCTGCCGACCATCGCCGTCGGCCTCATCACCGAGCCGAAGCAGGCGGAGGCCGTCCTCGCGGCCGGCGAGGCGGATGCCATCGGCATCGCGCGCGGGGCGCTCTATGACCCGCGCTGGGGCTGGCACGCGGCGGCGGAACTCGGTGCCAGCGTCACCGCCCCGCCGCAATACCTGCGCTGCCAGCCCTCCGGCCTGCGCCATCTCTTCCGCTGA
- a CDS encoding class I SAM-dependent methyltransferase has protein sequence MATIKTAEIEQFVQMVDGNYAGNLAHPELAAAYYPLSLSFETEVNQEIDPFSEEYFQQQLALYKEISGRELNQWDGELHPVDVPSLVNASNPLGLAHAPFIAEHVRALTTMFTLSSLDVRPNILDMGAGHGVSSEIFAFCGAHVHAVDIDPQLSLLSKVRAAARGYDIRRSTLNFDDLSSVPDNHYSAAFFFQSLHHCLRPWVLIETLKGKIVADGVIAFTGEPVQAGWKNWGIRMDQESIYVARKFGWFESGWSHDFIRECFARNGFTLKFFSGGHGGGEIGVATADPGKLARCVAAAAHHGFAERYPG, from the coding sequence ATGGCGACGATAAAGACGGCCGAGATTGAACAGTTCGTGCAGATGGTTGACGGCAATTATGCTGGAAATCTCGCCCATCCCGAACTGGCGGCGGCCTATTATCCGCTGTCCCTCTCGTTCGAGACGGAAGTAAATCAGGAGATCGATCCGTTCTCGGAGGAATATTTCCAGCAGCAGTTGGCGCTGTACAAGGAAATTTCCGGTCGCGAGCTGAACCAGTGGGATGGCGAGCTGCATCCCGTGGATGTGCCCTCGCTGGTGAACGCCAGCAACCCGCTGGGCCTGGCCCATGCGCCGTTCATTGCCGAGCACGTGCGGGCGCTGACGACGATGTTCACGCTTTCGAGCCTCGATGTCCGGCCGAACATTCTGGACATGGGTGCCGGGCACGGCGTGAGCTCCGAGATTTTCGCTTTCTGCGGCGCCCATGTGCATGCGGTCGATATCGACCCCCAGCTCAGCCTGCTGAGCAAGGTCCGGGCCGCTGCGCGCGGCTATGACATCCGGCGCAGCACCCTGAATTTCGATGATCTGTCCAGCGTGCCGGACAATCATTACTCCGCGGCCTTCTTCTTCCAGTCCCTTCACCATTGCCTGCGCCCCTGGGTCCTGATCGAGACACTGAAGGGCAAGATCGTGGCCGACGGCGTGATCGCATTCACCGGCGAGCCGGTTCAGGCCGGTTGGAAGAACTGGGGTATCCGCATGGATCAGGAATCCATCTACGTGGCCCGGAAGTTCGGCTGGTTCGAATCCGGCTGGTCGCACGATTTCATCCGCGAGTGCTTCGCGCGCAACGGCTTTACCCTCAAGTTCTTCAGCGGCGGCCACGGCGGCGGCGAAATCGGGGTGGCCACGGCCGATCCGGGCAAGTTGGCACGCTGTGTCGCCGCCGCGGCTCACCACGGCTTTGCGGAAAGATACCCCGGGTGA
- a CDS encoding MFS transporter: MAPTRYRWFVIFLLFAITVVNYIDRAAIAYAITAMERDLGLSPAAAGSILGAFGVGYAITTLLGGFAVDRYGARLVLTISAVLWSLSIGGTAMATGFASLYAARVLLGVSEGPNFPALTGAVSRWLAPNERATALGNALVAVPVALAIGGPIVTQLLAHLDWRTAFGVLFALSIMWVPLWLVFFRNRPEDSRFVNAAELAHIRTPDATGPAKPAAGHGPGLARLLLTNPTLVSNYWAFFVFGYFLFFFMTWLPSYLEQAYHLNLKQVGLFTVLPWLAAAVALWSMGRWSDHLLRTTGRLRVARSYLIAGSQLVAALAIVPVALTDNLAVAITGITVAVAASMGSNAAYYAVNVDVVPERAASALGIMDFAFALAGFLAPAITGWVLALRGSFTDGFALMAALALSSVVVVLLFHHPDRHRA; this comes from the coding sequence ATGGCGCCGACAAGATACCGCTGGTTCGTGATCTTCCTGCTCTTCGCCATCACGGTGGTGAACTATATCGACCGCGCCGCCATCGCTTATGCCATCACTGCCATGGAGCGCGATCTCGGCCTCTCGCCTGCCGCCGCGGGCAGCATCCTCGGCGCGTTCGGCGTCGGCTATGCGATCACCACCCTGCTCGGCGGCTTCGCGGTGGATCGCTACGGCGCCCGCCTCGTGCTCACCATCTCCGCCGTGCTGTGGAGCCTGTCCATCGGCGGCACCGCCATGGCCACCGGCTTTGCCAGCCTCTATGCGGCCCGCGTGCTGCTCGGCGTGTCCGAGGGGCCGAACTTCCCGGCGCTGACCGGGGCGGTGAGCCGCTGGCTCGCGCCCAACGAGCGGGCCACCGCGCTCGGCAACGCTCTGGTGGCGGTGCCAGTGGCCCTCGCCATCGGCGGGCCCATCGTCACGCAGCTTCTGGCCCATCTGGACTGGCGCACGGCCTTCGGCGTCCTGTTCGCGCTCTCCATCATGTGGGTGCCGCTCTGGCTGGTCTTCTTCCGCAACCGGCCGGAAGACTCCCGCTTCGTGAACGCTGCGGAACTCGCCCACATCCGCACGCCCGATGCGACTGGGCCCGCCAAGCCTGCGGCGGGACACGGCCCCGGCCTCGCGCGGCTGCTGCTGACCAATCCCACGCTGGTGTCCAATTACTGGGCCTTCTTCGTCTTCGGCTATTTCCTGTTCTTCTTCATGACCTGGCTGCCCAGCTATCTGGAGCAGGCCTATCATCTCAACCTGAAGCAGGTCGGCCTGTTCACCGTGCTGCCCTGGCTGGCAGCGGCGGTCGCCCTGTGGTCCATGGGCCGCTGGTCGGACCATCTGCTGCGCACCACGGGTCGCCTGCGGGTGGCGCGCTCCTATCTCATCGCCGGCTCGCAACTGGTGGCGGCGCTCGCCATCGTGCCGGTCGCACTCACGGACAATCTCGCGGTGGCTATCACCGGCATCACGGTGGCGGTGGCCGCCTCCATGGGATCTAACGCCGCTTATTATGCGGTGAATGTGGATGTGGTCCCTGAACGGGCGGCCTCGGCGCTCGGCATCATGGACTTCGCCTTCGCGCTTGCCGGCTTCCTCGCCCCCGCCATCACCGGCTGGGTGCTGGCGCTGCGGGGCTCCTTCACCGACGGCTTCGCGCTCATGGCGGCGCTGGCTCTATCCTCGGTCGTGGTCGTGCTGCTCTTCCACCATCCCGACCGCCACCGGGCCTGA